GCTCACCCTCTTTTATTGGATTTAACATGAGGATTTCAAGGGCAAAAAACTTTTGTGTGAAATCATCTGAAATGAGGTCTGCTTTGATATCGGGAACATGATGCCCTAGAAATCGACCCGAAAGGGCAATCAATGCCGGAATATGGTATCGCGGTTCGGTTGAAAGACGGGCAATGATCTCAATCCCTTTGCTCGAGCTTTGTCTTAAGAGGTCTCGAAAGTAGATTTGCAAATATTCGATCCCGGAATTCATCTGGTCTAATAGAAGAGCGATGAGTTTGGGGTTTTCAAGGGCAATTGCAACTCGAGCTGCTTCACAGCGAATCATAAAGTGGGAATCTAATAGCAAAGAGTGGATAAAGATCTCATCGGCCGGTTGAGGGCACATGGCAAAGACTTTAGCTGAAAAGTAGCGCCGTCTCCAAAAGCGACTTGTAATCCACTCTGTGGCTTTAATAGATAGAAATCGCTCGACATAGTGTTGTTTGAAGTCACACCAATCATTTCCCTTAAGCCTTCGATCAAAGCGCT
This sequence is a window from Simkaniaceae bacterium. Protein-coding genes within it:
- a CDS encoding HEAT repeat domain-containing protein; this translates as MFDQAYALFFYILLGEVILVICLIFIFFIERLAFFFQRKKSMREEHSIEVFILDWLKHKELNLDQLAKGKYAPRHMLKILERFDRRLKGNDWCDFKQHYVERFLSIKATEWITSRFWRRRYFSAKVFAMCPQPADEIFIHSLLLDSHFMIRCEAARVAIALENPKLIALLLDQMNSGIEYLQIYFRDLLRQSSSKGIEIIARLSTEPRYHIPALIALSGRFLGHHVPDIKADLISDDFTQKFFALEILMLNPIKEGEQSLFKLAKDTSNAIKKKAIMALASYNTFETLTFLKDIALSDEAIDLRFEAIKSIRKLKKEKFLLDSKPPNQVHEILNYLKEFDRVY